The genomic DNA GCACTGTTTGAAGATTCTACAGAACTGCTACGAAGCACTCCCCAAGGACGGGAAGGTGATCGTGGCGGAATGCTTACTTCCTGAAGTTCCGGACACGAGCCCTGCATCCAAGTTGGTCGTCCATGCGGACTGCATCAAGTTATCCTATAATTCTGGTGGGAAAGAGCGGACCAAGGAGGAGTTCGAAGCTTTGGCAAAGGGAGCTGGTTTCAAAGGTTTTGGAATCGCTTGCAAGGCTTTTGAGACCTGCATTGTGGAATTCCTTAAGCAGGGTAATTAGAGAAGTCATTAGGAGGATTAGTAGCAAGTTAACCCAAGCCCATTGTACCGTGTATGATACATGGGCTGGGCCGGAATTCCAGAAAAATTGTAAGAAGATGAGAACATTGAAGTAGATCATACTGTATATTTCTTAGAACAATGTGCCTAATAATACACAAATTATGACAAATTATATAACCCTATAGAAAAGGGAGAAGTCTATAGTATAATTGATTGCACCAAACAGTCAAAGTAATTGTAAAGTACCTCTTTTtgcttttaaataattatccaTATCAAATAGGTATCtggtttactgctttaggtATCAGCACTATGACTTTCAACCTAAATGGTTTCAATTTCAACCAATCTGTAGTTGATAGTCAAGGTCGTGTAATTAATACTTGGGCTGATATTATTAACCGCGCTAACCTTGGTATGGAAGTTATGCATGAACGTAAAAACATATTTATTGGACTACTTCTCGTTCTTGAAAAGCTCGAGACAATGCTCTTGATCTAGATTCCGGCTCCAGAACTTCTTGTAGTACTCCGCATATGTGTAATCTCTGTACACGGGACCTGAACCCTCTTCGGTGAGTGCTGCTGGCGAGCGGATGAGTGCATCATCACATGGGCAGAGGAACGACGCAATCGAAAGCCTTGGCTTGTCAACATTGACGATAGCCCGATGCCACACGCTCTTATATCTCCCGTTACTCAGCGCCTACAAATTAACAACCTCGAAACTCGTGACCAAGGATGCCAACGCATTTCGTAACATAACACATGAACAGAAGATATAATATTTATGGGGAGTAATTGATTATTACCTGCAGCTGATCACCTATGTTGATGACGAAAGCATTTGGTATTGGGTTAACAGCAAGCCACTTGCCCTCCTTAAGGACTTGGAGCCCAGCAACGTCTTGGTCTTGGAGGAGAATGGTGAGGGCATTCGGGTCGGTGTGACCAGGCAGACCGTAGGTTAGCTCCGGCTCAGGGCAGGGGGGGTAGTAGTTCACGGCCATGTGCTGGCCTTGCTCCCCCAAGATCTTCCTCTCGATGTCCTTTTCGAGCCCAAGGCTCTCCGAGATCAGCTCCTCTATTCTGTGACCTAGCTCCCTCACTTCTTTGCAGTAGTTGCTCGCAATTTCCCTCCCAATATGTAACATTTTTTACCATTTAAGTGCAACTTACAATTTTAATCAAGAAACCAGATACTATCGATAGATAAATTCTTGAATCAATCCCATGTGAGTTCCGATCGACCGCCAGATGATATCGGAATTATGATCATCAGTAGATAATATTATGAGTGTATTACTGTACAGTGAAACAGAATGTATACTATAGGTTTGATTGACATTATCTTCGACATGTTGGATGAGTTTCGCATACAAACAATTTTGATGCATATGTGCCGAGTAATcgaatggaatggaatggtTATTTTCAACGTCTAGATAACCGAAAGCATAGAAAGTCTAACTAACTTTAAACATTCAAAGGAGAAATTTCAATGGCATGTGACTGAAATTCGAAAAGCCGTGAACCCAGCAGCCAGTCAGCTGGAATCTTTCCAAATTTTAGCAATGTGAGTCAGTTCAATTATAGGCATGTCATActcaatatctatatattgaCTTAATCAATTAGCATAGCCTTCGTGCAATGTATCTATGATAAGGGAAAGATAGAATGCACATTACggcttctttttttaatgaataaaaagaTTAGACCGGGTTATTAGCATGCTGTGACTACCTCAATTAAGGGAACTTAACTGTCACGGAATATTCCTTTCGCCATAGCTCACTGAGACTTTAGTGAATTAAGTCTAAGGCCCACTAGATTAAGTATTATGGGCCGGCAACTACCATTCTATAATACATCCATATAGTGGCGAGCTCTACGTCCTCAATGAGGTTTGAACTCATGATATTCAAGTGGAGCGCTTGATACTTAACCACTAGACCACCGTACTTGTGGTAATACACATGACGGCTTTGAGAagcttaaaaattaatttacattGTGAACGTGTCAGAAGCTATgcaatataaattacaagtcCTATGTCATAATTTTAATTCACCAACACGATGGACCATATAGATATACTAGTAAGGGCCTAGTACAATATTGCTGTCCATATTTGCCATAGGTATACAATACTATTTTCTCAGTTCATGGAtgagttttatatatatccactattttttatctttatgtTTAGATAATAtcatatgtttatatatatatatatatatatagctaaaAGATAATTTATGATATCTGTAAAAACTTGATGGAAATAATAGAATGAGCATCTTTTAAGTTTTTTCGAGGAATCATCATCCAATATattgtaaataattttttatccaaatataatgtttttttttctaactcaTATAAGTTTTTTCATATAAAGAAACGGAATAGAATGATGAATTTTCATtccattctttttcattttatttcagcgTACCAAATGAAACAATAATATATGTTTAAGTCATGGTCCAATCCAAAGAAAGCTAATCTAATAATTTTGCAGATACAATGCGAAATACctaattaagaaattcgggataattttttttttctatcacTTGTGGATAAAATTGCACACTCATATGATATCTATCTAGTTCTAGATAAACCTGACAAGTCAATGAAAGCAAAACCTTCCAATAAATAGATTATACGTCTTGAATTTGAGGTCGTCCATTATAATCCAaccttttaattaaaaaagaaagattgcaaaattttataaagtacaaaaatcacTCTTGTGATTTGAGCTTAAATAAATTGGaccatgtgatttttttaaggACAAATAACACTATGTAGTTCATTTCGTGAGACATAATGAACCTCATCATTAATATTTTCgtcacttttggtcctcaaacttttctttttgccattattaccctcaaactttcaactttattttttcaatttggtcttaaaattcgaaaaaaaaaatgggggaaGGGGCCGAGGCCGTGGATCAACGATCTGAACTCCACTATTGAGATCGCATACACCCACAGAGGATGCCGTCGATCATGAAGGTGGGGTCGGGGCTGCAGATTGGCAGCCCCCACCTCCGAATCGATCGGGATCTCAAACTCGAGTTTTTGGTCAATTCAGGGAGTAGGATCCCCAATCGGCGACTCCGACCCCACCCTCAAGGTTTTCGGCGTCCTCTGTGAGTGTTGGCAACCTCGGTGGTGGGGTTGGGGTTGCCGACCGGCGGCGCAAGTCCCTTCCCCTCCTTTTCCCTtaattttaggatcaaattgtaaaaaagttgaaaatatgagggtaataatgacaaaaaaaaagtttgagaaTAAAAAGTGATGAAAAACTAATGGTGATGTTCATTATGTCTCACGAAGTAAATTACAAGGTgttatatatactaaaaaaaattatatagtcCAATTTATCTCAAGGGTTTTTATACTTTCCCCaattttatatgatatatatttctccAGCTATCCTTTCCTATGTCGTGTAAATATGGGACGTTCATATTCATGGGTGATGACGTGGGAAATTCCATGTCGCATTATCAAATGGTTGGCTAAGTCAGGCGCACTAGATCCCGCCCACCCAATCAGCCATTAATCATGCGGTATCGGTCAGTGACGTCAACACGGTGCGAATCCACTGACGTCATTGTCAGATCCAATTTGATATGGGTCGTCCCATAATAAATTGGAAATAAAATGGTCGCGACGTCATCGAGGTGCCGACCTATAGATGACGTCATGCTCGAAAATAAAGTGCAAAAATTCAATCACAAGCTCTTCCAGTAAGAACTTTCACGTCTGATTATGCGATTGAGGATGAATACAGAGGTTCGCGGCGCATGTAGTTTTGTCTTATAATCAAATGGCTTTTATGCTATCAAATACGTCAAGATTATGCCGTTTGTCAATTATATGTGCTCATGTGCTCTTCTAAGTTTGTGTAAGCTTTTCAAGTCGCAACCAACGTGCAAGAGAGACCCGTCTTCAATCCAATACCGAGCTGGCTTAATCATATAGCCATCCAGTTTTCTTAGATTAAGCAAACTTTTGAAATATGTCGCCATGAATTCCACGGCACTTTCAGCCAATAAATATTTCGTTAATATTATTCGAGGACTTGAAGGACCTTTCCAATTATTCGAGTGTTCCAATGACATAAACCTGTTCCACGTGAAGCACAACTTAGCTAAACACCGAATCagttcctcctcctcctttttcTCCCCTTCCCTTCCGGtaagttttccttttctcgGTAGGTACCAGATCAGTTCTTCGGCCTTTAGTGCCGACGTATGTATATCCTCCTTATAAAGTATTCATGTGTTTTGTCTCTCCATCGAATTTAACGCAATCGATCGAATCTTCTACTATTTCACTTTTGTCTTCTGCGAACGTCGACAATGATTTTATATCTATCGCTCAAGTCCAATATCGAACAACAATTATTCGGTTGGTTTAGCTAGCTAGAATGAAAAGATCCGGACTGGACTGTGATatagcttttatatataaattgacgAAATGAATGAGcgggcgagagagagagagagagcgtaAGTACCTGAAGGAAGGGGGATTGGATGGCCATTCGGGTACGTACTTGTCGAGAGGGTAGCAATGGAGACGGAGGTAGTCTCTCCAGTTGTGGACCTTCTCCTTGTTCACATTGAAACTTGTCGACAGCCTCATTGTCTTTGTAGGGTCTTCGGAGTAGAGCTTCAGTTTCTCTTCGATCGGCAGGTCGAAGAACTCCCACGCCACCTTCTGCATCCTCTCCACTGCCTCCTCCGACACTCCATGGTTTATCACCTAATCCAAAAGACAAATGATTCTAAATATCGATCGAGGTGGAGATGGGGCCGTGGTACCTTTGCAGCTAGCTCCTataactaattaaatatataccaCCGGGGCTAGTCCAGGTAGAGAGTGATTTGAGTTCATTTTAACTGAGACTCTGATGATTCGAAACAGGCCATTaataaccaaaaaagaaaaagaagggcCTTCATTTTCCGAATTAAATATAATCGATGAAAATCCTCGGGGTCACTTTTATGCAACCAGCAGACATTAAAACTACCTGGAAAAAGCCATAGTATGTACAGGCATAGCCGATTTGGTCAACGATATTTGCTCCGTCCTCGTTGCCTAAGTCGATGACCGGGACATTGTCACAGGTGGAGACCTCGGACAATCTGGGACGCTCCGACTCCGGTCTCACATAGCTCTCCGGGAGAGTCAAGAACCGAATCCCCGAGGATATGACTTTTGTATCCATGCCGAATAATATATATCGGGCATAGACCGGAAGAGGCCGAGgctgaagagagagagaggattcCTGTCCTCGTGTGTGAGGGAGGTCTCCAGGAAGGTGTGTGCCCTTTATGAATCAATTCAGTGCACATATTTATACAATCGCGGCATTGAATTTTCAGGGGAAATTACCAAATTATCCATTTTCTGGCTGTACAGACgaccttttatatatatatatatatacctttaATACTTGGAATTATAAGAGCAACCTCTCCCACAATTTTCTCTaccaaaaatttcaaaaatggaACAGTTGCAGGCAAGCTCTGCTTTCGTGGTAAGAGAGAATAATCAATTCTTCTGGGTTCTGAAACTTTTATCTGTCAGGGATCCATGGTTTGAAGTACAAACGAGACGAGGCAGTTCGAGGATGACGATTCGCAATATCCTCAGAGgcattaataatttattcatcGGTCTTTGCTGATCAATTATTGTTAATTCATACGATGCTCCGTTTTCTTGTTATCATGTCGAATGGCTTTTGAATGCAGGGCACGCTGTATGGTAAGCAATGAGCTGTGTTTCTCTTTTGGCCCCGAGGATCAGAATTAAGGAGTTCCGATGATCATTAAGAATTAAGTATTTCCCTTATTCTTAGTACCCGAGGATTCCCTTTCCCTTATTTATAATAACTTTCATAAATACTGATTTTCCGTATAAACTAATATCCTTCTGTAATTTGTTtcccatttttttaaataaaattttatgtataCCTTAATTTTGGTGAAATTCGCGGTTGTCTAATTTATGACTTTAAATCATGACTTTCGGCAGAATTGACTCCAGAAGATGTGATTGAAATCTAAGTATCACGGTGAGAATTAGAATCATTTACTGATTACATGGTCGTATGACATTAATATAGTCAATAACATTGAGGTTTATGGCAAGAATCATGTTGactattaaaaatataattaaacacATTACTGATTGGTGTTTGATGCATAACTGCTTGAAATTATTGACAATTTAGATTTTCACCGACAGAAATTCTCacttttgaaattattgataATGTTCATTACCGTGTTTGTTATGGGTCGGTAATCTTACTAGTAAATTTTCTAGTAATTTAGATAGATACTCTCCtgctgaaaaaatatattacaagCTGAGTGGAAAAGTGAATTACCTTGGGAATCTAGATTACCACTAATATGTTTCAGCCAAACATAATAATCTAAAGGCCTAgggaatttaaaatcaaattcccAATAATCCGCATGGATTACATCAACCAAACACAAATGAGGCCGGAccacaataaaaataacaaaaaagaaaatctaaaaaatacaGAGTCTGATATAGAGATTCCAATAATATTGCCAAACAACAAAATTATTCGGAACAATATCGCCAAATAATAGTAATATTTGGTAACTTATTATTtctcaaataattatatttgatatCAGATAAGATTTTTTACcttttatgtatttattaatACTTTTAATTGGTAATCAAATAGAGAAGCAATGAACTAACAGAAAAGGTAAAATATTACTATATAAGGTATGGCCAGTCCCGATTATTATGTGAAAAATGGCAAACTAACAAAGGAAAGGCTAAGCTGTggtttaaaaaagaaaggtaAAGGGCAAGCCAATTTTATAATTCCACAAAAGATTTGCGATacatcattttttaaaataaatttttatgtatttatcAAGTTTATCAATAATTTTAGTCCAATAATAGACGAAGTAAAGAGTAAGCTAACCAACATAGTGTTGGTTGAGTAGTAAataatttcaagtttcaattatcgtaagaaggaaaataaaaattcgagTGTCAATGATCGTATTTATTGAGAGGAAAAATAACCATTAATATTCGatctcgaactgaattagttatGGTACATTAGATTTCTAGatatcatgattttttttttattatggatCTACTATGAGAAATTCAAtcctttcatattttttaaggGGCATGCATGATCAAggtagaaattaattataatatttttcggTCTTGCCCCttgttcaatatttattttttatttttggaaaaacattaaaaaagattttttccAAAGTGACATATATACGTTATTGTTGAAGTAAACCATATATACGAGACAgagaaataaacaaatatatatgtaatttttttacgacgaaaagagaaaattgcGGGAAGACTTTTGGCCTTATTTAATGAgttaaacaataaataaataagttccTGATGCTGCTGCGTACGCGGAGAGAGCTAGGCTGAGGTCAACGTCATTCATCACTGCATGCGTAGACAGTTCAACTCATTCGTCAtaggaggaaaaagaaataagaaattGGTTCAAATGTCAGGACAGATCATGGTGAACTGGTCGGACaagcatatatgcatatatatatatatatattaggtggacatatatatataaatatacaaagaATCATTAAGGTCACATTTGGGGACAGACCCAAATTTTGGACCAAGGAAGGCGAACTCCTTGAGAGGACAGTAGGATAATAATTCTCTCAAATTAGAAGTGTGAATATAAGGAACtttatcaaaaattaaaacaataatatataaattttcttagaGCGTTAAAATTTTGGGAGTGACTTCCCCTTAACCCCTGTGTTCATCCTTGGTCACATTTCGTTGCTCAGCAACAATAATATCTATGCAAATGACCTCACAGCTCATGCTATTCAATATGTTACTacgtatatatgcataaatacACATACatttacataaatatataatataggttTAAGGTGCCAAGTTGGACAAAAGGAATCGAGAAGTTTGATCTAGAAGAGTTGAAACAGGACTTATGTAGGCCTAGTTGGATTTTAGTATTTGTTCTTACTTTTTGACAATTCCTTTGTTTTAGTGAAAAATACAAAgtaaataatctaaaaaagCACATACTATTTAAAAATCTCATAATATAGTacgtattttaaaatttttctaaaaatgcaCAACGTTTCAAATCGTTTCCTAATCTAGCACATCGTCACCTTCCGTCCATTCTCTATCGTGAAATTGCTAACGTGACAGTTAAATTTGACCAATTGATCGTTAATTGCCACGTGTAACCATATcattagttttctttttcccttcaaCCTTGTGCATTTTTCATTAACGGCCAATGATATGGTTACACGTGGCAATTAACGGtcaattaatcaaatttaacgGCCACGTAAGCAATTCACAGGGGATAATGGACGGAAGATGACGGCATGCTAGATTAGGAAACGATTTGAAACATTGtgcatttttagaaaatttttgaaGTACGTACTATATTATgagatttttaaataatacatGTTTCTTTAGGTTATTTACCCAAAATACAACACAAGCATGAACATGACTGCACAGTGACCTTCTGAGCCAAAGTGGTGTGTACGGTTTCTCTAAAGTTTTTCATAAATGCAACCTATTCAATTTGATGCCTGCAATATAGCTCTATTCTTATAATTTTGCAATTATGGTGCAATTGGttgtattatttaattagaataaattactaaaatttcTAGTAAATATATGGACTTTTAGTAAATTACCAATAGAGAAAGTAAGTTGCACATAGTCCAAaacaaactatatatatttttaagtaaattattccacttttaaaatgaaattcaccaattttaataatttatttgatacTATGGTACAACCAATTTCATTGATTGTACCATAAAATTCTTCACGTGTAAAATATTGCTCTAATTAAAGTTTGTCGGAAAGTTTAAGAAAGGAGCATACGTGGGGGCAAAAATCATTCGTTGCTCGTTTACTATAtaattcaatcaatcaatcaattattaGGCACTCAAAATGATATGGCATAGGCAATGGAATGATGATATATAGTTGAGCAACTAATGAAAAGTCTACTTGGATTCCCATTCCTAGCATATATCTCCTTGTATTAATTAGTCAGTTTGTTagaaatatatcatatatatacattgttTGATTTTCAGTTctttattaataattgtaaACAATATACATTTATCAAAGTAGATCTATTCAAGCTTCTTATATGACTTTTTCCCCCCCGGATGGAAGCTTCTTATAAGACTTGTTTCATGCTTAAATTGTGTGTGTGCAATATCCTTGCAGGCGGCCCCATTTTCGACGTATGCGGTCATGTTCATGGGCTCGAAGGGTTCTGGTTGGAAACATACACAAAACTAATCAAAgtcagaaagaaaaaaagtggaAGAGGGATATATATACCACATACGATGCCCTAgaagatgatatatatatatatatatatatatatacgatgatgatgatgatgatgatggtcgGTGAGCAAAAAGGGCACTGGGGTACAGAATGCATGGTGGCGGGCAAAAGCTGGTGCGTGTCGGCTTGCAATGGGTGGTTCCCCTTTGCGAGTCGGCGGGATATATATCGTCATATACATATGGACTTtgtcaaaattcattttatttttttggggaaGAAAACTATGTATCAATTCCGATTGATCCATGACTTTGTTCATTGGAATCGTAGCTAGTCTCGATCGATGCAGCATATATCCATCGAATCTTAGGCCCTCTTCCACACGGCACATCTATTGCGGAGTTTTTTGTTATGTATCCAAGTGGAATATCATAGCTCCCATAAAtagaattctttttttttttcggtaatgTCACGTAAATAGAATTTAGATGTCAAAAATTATTCATGGGCTGATGCAGATAAAGCTGCCTATATCTGTAAATGTATTGTATGCTAACACGCatccaattttttaaaaaattaaaatagtgCACGCTCTCGCTTGTTAATCAGGAGATTACATATTCGATTCTCATCGTGAAACTACATGAACCCGTGcctcatttattaattattagaatttttatttcattatattatgaCATGAACCCCTTCGATTCATTTTTTACTCCTATCTTCTTTGATTGAGAACAACAACTTAACCTTGATGTTCTCACGTAGAGGTGTCTCTGTCGATTAATGTTAGACCTCTATAAGTTTGCCAATTTCTGGCTGGTGATCCGATCCCGAGTCTTCTGTCGATCAAATCGCATCTAATCGTAATATTTAATTGAAGTTATCTGCTGATCAGTTTCAGGCACGATGTGGGTCACAAAATGATGACTGCAGATAGCGATAAAATCCAATCACGGAAAATTGAGATCAAAGAAAAGATTGTTTCATTGATTTCACACCATGATGCTTGTATTCATACGGGGGCTTGCTAGATCATTTGCAGCCAGGAATTAGTATGCATGCGCGGTGCCTGCCGACATATATTGATCAGCTTTCTTTGAGGGTTCATCACGACtctcatattattattagtgaCAGGTATCGATCATTCTAATCCcactataataaattattgatTTTCGATCCTTACCTAGCGTGAAGAAGAGATCTAATGATAAAAGGGACTTCATCGACATCCTGGTTGGAAAGTAGGACCCGTTTGATATAGGCTTGTAACTAATTCCACATCCTTCGAGCTGTATTCGGAAACTCTATGAACCCCGAAGTGGACTTCATcatctatttatataatatttcaacATTTATGA from Punica granatum isolate Tunisia-2019 chromosome 2, ASM765513v2, whole genome shotgun sequence includes the following:
- the LOC116196635 gene encoding protein DOWNY MILDEW RESISTANCE 6-like; its protein translation is MDTKVISSGIRFLTLPESYVRPESERPRLSEVSTCDNVPVIDLGNEDGANIVDQIGYACTYYGFFQVINHGVSEEAVERMQKVAWEFFDLPIEEKLKLYSEDPTKTMRLSTSFNVNKEKVHNWRDYLRLHCYPLDKYVPEWPSNPPSFREIASNYCKEVRELGHRIEELISESLGLEKDIERKILGEQGQHMAVNYYPPCPEPELTYGLPGHTDPNALTILLQDQDVAGLQVLKEGKWLAVNPIPNAFVINIGDQLQALSNGRYKSVWHRAIVNVDKPRLSIASFLCPCDDALIRSPAALTEEGSGPVYRDYTYAEYYKKFWSRNLDQEHCLELFKNEK